The following are encoded together in the Kribbella sp. CA-293567 genome:
- the pyk gene encoding pyruvate kinase, which produces MRRAKIVCTLGPATAAPERILELVQAGMDVARLNLSHGAHAEHERIYHRIRAAAEETGKNVGILVDLQGPKIRLAEFAEGKVTLTYGERFTITNREVPGDVTICGTTYHGLPGDVSPGDQLLIDDGRIALVAEEVTETDVICRVQVGGPVSNNKGINLPGVTVSVPAMSEKDAEDLRWALHLPADMIALSFVQRAADIQAVHKIMQEEGHRVPVIAKIEKPQAVANLDEIIEAFDGFMVARGDLGVELPLEEVPLVQKLIIDQARLNAKPVIVATQMLESMISAPRPTRAEASDVANAVLDGADAVMLSGETSVGRFPIETVKTMGRIVASTEQHGLGRVAEIDWEPRTKGGVIAKAAADVAERMEAKYLVAFTQSGDTALRLARYRTEIPVLAFTPVPSVSAWLSVVWGIETHIVPTVEHTDDMVRQVDQRLLELGKLQKGDLVVIVAGSPPSIPGSTNALRVHRMGDAIGGIAPAYRD; this is translated from the coding sequence GTGCGTCGCGCAAAGATCGTTTGTACGCTCGGCCCGGCTACGGCCGCCCCGGAGCGCATCCTGGAACTCGTCCAAGCTGGTATGGACGTCGCTCGGCTGAACCTGAGCCACGGCGCCCACGCCGAGCACGAGCGCATCTACCACCGGATTCGCGCTGCAGCAGAGGAGACCGGCAAGAACGTCGGCATCCTCGTCGACCTGCAGGGCCCGAAGATCCGGCTGGCGGAGTTCGCCGAAGGCAAGGTCACGCTGACCTACGGCGAGCGCTTCACCATCACCAACCGGGAGGTTCCCGGTGACGTCACCATCTGCGGTACGACGTACCACGGACTGCCCGGCGACGTCAGCCCCGGTGATCAGCTGCTCATCGACGACGGCCGCATCGCCCTGGTCGCCGAGGAGGTGACCGAGACCGACGTGATCTGCCGCGTGCAGGTCGGCGGCCCGGTGTCGAACAACAAGGGCATCAACCTGCCAGGCGTCACGGTGAGTGTGCCGGCGATGTCCGAGAAGGACGCGGAGGACCTGCGCTGGGCGCTGCACCTGCCGGCCGACATGATCGCGCTGTCGTTCGTGCAGCGCGCGGCCGACATCCAGGCCGTGCACAAGATCATGCAGGAGGAGGGTCACCGGGTGCCGGTGATCGCCAAGATCGAGAAGCCGCAGGCGGTCGCCAACCTGGACGAGATCATCGAGGCCTTCGACGGCTTCATGGTCGCCCGCGGTGACCTCGGCGTGGAGCTCCCGCTGGAGGAGGTCCCGCTGGTGCAGAAGCTGATCATCGACCAGGCCCGGCTGAACGCGAAGCCGGTGATCGTCGCCACCCAGATGCTGGAGTCGATGATCTCCGCGCCGCGGCCGACCCGGGCCGAGGCGTCCGACGTCGCCAACGCCGTCCTCGACGGCGCCGACGCGGTGATGCTGTCCGGTGAGACCAGCGTCGGCCGGTTCCCGATCGAGACCGTCAAGACGATGGGCCGGATCGTGGCGTCGACCGAGCAGCACGGCCTCGGCCGGGTCGCCGAGATCGACTGGGAGCCCCGCACCAAGGGCGGCGTGATCGCCAAGGCGGCGGCCGACGTCGCCGAGCGAATGGAAGCGAAGTACCTGGTCGCCTTCACCCAGAGTGGCGACACCGCCCTGCGCCTGGCCCGCTACCGCACCGAGATCCCGGTCCTGGCCTTCACCCCGGTCCCGTCGGTCAGCGCCTGGCTGAGCGTCGTCTGGGGCATCGAGACCCACATCGTCCCGACCGTCGAGCACACCGACGACATGGTCCGCCAGGTCGACCAGCGCCTGCTGGAACTCGGCAAGCTGCAGAAGGGCGACCTGGTCGTCATCGTGGCCGGCTCCCCGCCCAGCATCCCCGGCTCCACCAACGCCCTGCGCGTCCACCGCATGGGCGACGCCATCGGCGGCATAGCCCCGGCGTACCGCGACTGA
- a CDS encoding VIT1/CCC1 transporter family protein yields MTDSSTSAAGDEEVSSAPAPAVSEHTNDHQHRDVTGGWLRPAVFGAMDGLVSNFALIAGMDGGTKSGSGFVVLAGLAGLAAGAFSMAAGEYTSVASQRELARAEIEVERREIQRHPGEEERELSETYQHKGLDPELADKVARQFHADPDQALEEHVREELGLDPNDLPSPVVAAASSFVCFAIGALIPLLPYLLGASSVLPALIMSLTALFICGAVVSRVTTRSWWYSGLRQLLLGGAAAALTYFVGTLVGPGIG; encoded by the coding sequence GTGACTGACAGCAGCACCTCCGCGGCCGGCGACGAAGAGGTTTCTTCGGCGCCGGCGCCCGCGGTTTCCGAGCACACCAACGACCACCAGCATCGGGATGTCACCGGGGGCTGGCTGCGGCCCGCGGTGTTCGGAGCGATGGACGGGCTGGTCTCCAACTTCGCGTTGATCGCCGGGATGGACGGCGGCACCAAGAGCGGCTCCGGGTTCGTGGTGCTGGCGGGGCTGGCCGGACTGGCGGCCGGTGCGTTCTCGATGGCGGCGGGGGAGTACACCTCGGTCGCCTCGCAGCGGGAGCTGGCGCGCGCCGAGATCGAGGTCGAGCGGCGTGAGATCCAGCGGCACCCGGGCGAGGAGGAACGCGAGCTCTCCGAGACCTATCAGCACAAGGGTCTCGACCCGGAGCTGGCCGACAAGGTCGCCCGGCAGTTCCACGCCGACCCGGACCAGGCGCTCGAGGAGCACGTCCGCGAAGAACTGGGGCTCGACCCCAACGACCTTCCCTCACCGGTGGTCGCGGCGGCGTCGTCGTTCGTCTGCTTCGCCATCGGCGCGCTGATCCCGCTGTTGCCTTACCTCCTGGGCGCCTCATCGGTCCTCCCGGCCCTGATCATGTCGCTCACCGCCCTCTTCATCTGCGGAGCCGTCGTCAGCCGCGTCACCACCCGCTCCTGGTGGTACTCCGGTCTCCGCCAGCTCCTGCTCGGCGGCGCCGCCGCGGCCCTCACCTACTTCGTCGGCACCCTCGTCGGTCCGGGCATCGGCTAG
- a CDS encoding metallophosphoesterase family protein, translated as MSGPLVTRARLRKAAPWGALVLLWLVVSASVGLLGFGNDSERVTIGAHAANVSPSFDGHATLDLGAVLPRLRLPTDLPGGLGINIDIQETDADNLNELLTRDALIASQPDGEIARIREVIREMAVDNAVAGAGSGLLVAVVVATAWAMVGPRRRRELWVAVHNSERRVQHRAIVVLVAMLITIASIFGPGRMRTPETPPTEWQPLSKLLPELSFDERLKTVEVASGFSTTGGIGIIKTAVETYERSTEFYGQLRDRVSRVGGRIHQAAEGETIALLVSDRHDNIGMDPFAAEVAKVAGAKVLIDAGDDSSSGQAWEVFSINSLAQHFRDLKVVAVAGNHDAGGHIEDAMRKNKFTVLDSKPVEIEGIRFLGDSDPTRTGLGSADSAGDETIAEQSKRLADVACDQPEDEPISTMLVHDPSSFQDTASRGCASLLLSGHLHRQVGPDTKTVGGRSVTTFTNGTTGGAAYAFALGYTLRRPGQVTLVTYVKGRPTGLQTVVAELTGEVTVGPYKPLPA; from the coding sequence GTGTCTGGACCGCTGGTGACAAGGGCCCGGCTCCGCAAAGCGGCGCCGTGGGGTGCGCTGGTACTGCTCTGGCTGGTGGTGTCGGCCTCGGTCGGGCTGCTCGGTTTCGGCAACGACTCCGAGCGGGTCACCATCGGCGCGCACGCCGCCAACGTCTCGCCGAGTTTCGACGGGCACGCGACGCTCGACCTCGGCGCGGTACTGCCGCGGCTGCGGTTGCCGACCGATCTGCCGGGCGGTCTCGGGATCAACATCGACATCCAGGAGACCGACGCCGACAACCTGAACGAGCTGCTCACCCGGGACGCGTTGATCGCCTCCCAGCCCGACGGTGAGATCGCCCGCATCCGCGAGGTGATCCGCGAGATGGCGGTCGACAACGCGGTCGCGGGCGCCGGCTCGGGACTGCTGGTCGCGGTGGTGGTGGCGACCGCCTGGGCGATGGTCGGCCCGCGTCGCCGCCGCGAGCTCTGGGTCGCGGTACACAACTCCGAACGCCGGGTCCAGCACCGCGCGATCGTCGTCCTGGTGGCGATGCTGATCACGATCGCCTCGATCTTCGGGCCGGGCCGGATGCGGACCCCGGAGACGCCGCCGACCGAGTGGCAGCCGCTGTCCAAGCTGCTGCCCGAACTGTCCTTCGACGAGCGGCTGAAGACCGTCGAGGTCGCCTCCGGCTTCTCCACCACCGGCGGGATCGGGATCATCAAGACCGCGGTCGAGACCTACGAGCGGTCGACCGAGTTCTACGGGCAGCTCCGCGACCGGGTCAGCCGGGTGGGCGGCCGGATCCACCAGGCGGCGGAGGGGGAGACCATCGCGCTGCTGGTCTCGGACCGGCACGACAACATCGGGATGGACCCGTTCGCCGCCGAGGTCGCCAAGGTGGCCGGCGCGAAGGTGCTGATCGACGCCGGCGACGACTCGTCGTCGGGGCAGGCGTGGGAGGTGTTCAGCATCAACTCGCTGGCGCAGCACTTCCGGGACCTCAAGGTGGTCGCGGTCGCGGGCAACCACGACGCCGGCGGGCACATCGAGGACGCGATGCGGAAGAACAAGTTCACCGTGCTCGACAGCAAGCCGGTGGAGATCGAGGGGATTCGCTTCCTGGGCGACAGCGACCCGACCCGGACCGGTCTCGGCAGCGCCGACAGCGCGGGCGACGAGACCATCGCGGAGCAGTCCAAGCGGCTGGCCGACGTGGCCTGCGACCAGCCGGAGGACGAGCCGATCTCGACCATGCTCGTCCACGATCCGTCGTCTTTCCAGGACACCGCCAGCCGGGGATGCGCGTCGTTGCTGCTGTCCGGGCACCTGCATCGGCAGGTCGGGCCGGACACCAAGACGGTCGGCGGGCGATCAGTCACGACCTTCACCAACGGGACTACCGGCGGAGCGGCGTACGCGTTCGCTCTGGGGTACACGCTGCGGCGGCCGGGCCAGGTCACGCTGGTGACGTACGTGAAGGGCCGGCCGACCGGGCTGCAGACGGTGGTCGCGGAGCTGACCGGCGAGGTCACCGTTGGTCCGTACAAGCCGCTTCCCGCCTGA
- a CDS encoding glutamate synthase subunit beta, whose protein sequence is MADPKGFLTTPREVAERRPVEERKKDWKEVYPGGPGKALLPIIGKQAGRCMDCGIPFCHTGCPLGNLIPEWNDLVWRDDWTGAIERLHATNNFPEFTGRLCPAPCEPACVLGINQEPVTIKNVEVAIIDKAWESGDVRPQPPEWLTGKTIAVVGSGPAGLAVAQQLTRAGHTVAVYERASAPGGLLRFGIPEFKMEKAQVERRIQQMKEEGTVFRSGVNVGVDVTGTQLKQRYDAVVIATGATAARDLPVPGREFAGIHQAMEYLPQANRVALGETVEDQILATGKDVVIIGGGDTGADCLGTAHRQGARSVTQLEIMPRPSDERPDAHPWPTYPMIYRVASAHEEGGDRVYAVSTNNFVADADGNVSGLDLIEVELVEGRFTPVEGSERTIPAQLVLLAMGFLGPEKEGFLEQLGVELDERGNVKRDKSYQTSVDGVFACGDAGRGQSLIVWAIAEGRSCAAGVDALLTGSSTLPTPIPPTARPLVV, encoded by the coding sequence ATGGCTGACCCGAAGGGATTCCTGACCACCCCGCGCGAGGTCGCCGAGCGCCGTCCGGTGGAGGAACGCAAGAAGGACTGGAAAGAGGTCTACCCCGGTGGACCGGGCAAGGCGCTGCTGCCGATCATCGGCAAGCAGGCCGGCCGCTGTATGGACTGCGGGATCCCGTTCTGCCACACCGGCTGCCCGCTGGGCAACCTGATCCCGGAGTGGAACGACCTGGTCTGGCGCGACGACTGGACCGGCGCGATCGAGCGGCTGCACGCGACCAACAACTTCCCGGAGTTCACCGGGCGGCTGTGCCCGGCGCCCTGTGAACCGGCCTGCGTGCTGGGGATCAACCAGGAGCCGGTGACGATCAAGAACGTCGAGGTCGCGATCATCGACAAGGCCTGGGAGTCCGGCGACGTCCGGCCCCAGCCGCCGGAGTGGCTGACCGGCAAGACGATCGCGGTCGTCGGCTCCGGCCCGGCCGGGCTCGCCGTCGCCCAGCAGCTGACCCGGGCGGGGCACACCGTCGCGGTCTACGAGCGCGCCTCGGCGCCGGGTGGGTTGCTGCGGTTCGGTATCCCGGAGTTCAAGATGGAGAAGGCGCAGGTCGAGCGCCGGATCCAGCAGATGAAGGAAGAGGGCACGGTCTTCCGCTCCGGCGTCAACGTCGGCGTGGACGTCACCGGCACCCAGCTCAAGCAGCGCTACGACGCCGTCGTGATCGCCACCGGCGCCACCGCGGCGCGCGACCTGCCGGTACCGGGCCGTGAGTTCGCCGGGATCCACCAGGCGATGGAGTACCTCCCGCAGGCCAACCGGGTCGCGCTGGGGGAGACGGTCGAGGACCAGATCCTTGCCACCGGCAAGGACGTGGTGATCATCGGCGGTGGCGACACCGGCGCGGACTGCCTCGGTACTGCGCACCGCCAGGGCGCCCGCAGCGTGACGCAACTGGAGATCATGCCGCGGCCCTCCGACGAGCGGCCGGACGCCCACCCGTGGCCGACGTACCCGATGATCTACCGGGTCGCCTCGGCGCACGAGGAGGGCGGCGACCGGGTCTACGCGGTCTCGACCAACAACTTCGTCGCCGATGCCGACGGCAACGTTTCTGGTCTGGACCTGATCGAGGTGGAGCTGGTCGAAGGCCGGTTCACGCCGGTCGAGGGCTCCGAGCGCACCATCCCCGCGCAGCTGGTGCTGCTGGCGATGGGCTTCCTCGGTCCGGAGAAGGAAGGCTTCCTGGAGCAGCTCGGCGTCGAGCTGGACGAGCGCGGCAACGTGAAGCGCGACAAGTCCTACCAGACGTCGGTCGACGGTGTCTTCGCCTGCGGTGACGCCGGCCGGGGCCAGTCGCTGATCGTCTGGGCGATCGCCGAAGGCCGCTCCTGCGCGGCCGGCGTGGACGCCCTGCTGACCGGTTCGTCGACCTTGCCGACACCCATCCCACCCACCGCTCGCCCCTTGGTCGTCTAG
- a CDS encoding transcriptional regulator, which yields MSDAGVSDRVNAQIHEVAVKTIKRWRRQYQELGLPRGQGFRPTPCPRCDGADLDEAAYALLLGWYLGDGSIAEARREVFTLQIANDDRYPELTQEIAATMRMVKPTGSPCLRGSKTASYTRIEVRWKHWPCLFPQHGPGRKHLRRIELAGWQQEIVAKYPEQLVRGLFHSDGCRFVNWASKPTVDGGTKRYHYIRYMFSNESDDIRNILTDALDLLGIPWRKPRVNVVAVSRRAGVDALDRFVGGKS from the coding sequence ATGTCCGACGCCGGGGTGAGCGACCGGGTCAACGCCCAGATTCATGAGGTCGCGGTCAAGACGATCAAACGGTGGCGGCGGCAGTACCAGGAGCTGGGGCTGCCTAGGGGGCAAGGGTTTCGGCCGACGCCGTGTCCTCGGTGCGATGGGGCCGACCTCGATGAGGCGGCGTACGCGCTGCTGTTGGGGTGGTATCTGGGCGATGGGTCCATTGCCGAGGCGCGACGGGAAGTGTTCACACTCCAGATCGCGAACGACGATCGGTATCCGGAGTTGACTCAGGAGATCGCCGCGACGATGCGGATGGTCAAGCCGACGGGTAGCCCGTGTCTGAGGGGCAGTAAGACGGCGAGCTATACGCGGATCGAGGTGCGGTGGAAGCACTGGCCGTGTCTGTTTCCTCAGCATGGGCCGGGGCGGAAGCATCTGCGGAGGATCGAGCTGGCGGGCTGGCAGCAGGAGATAGTTGCCAAGTACCCCGAACAGCTGGTGCGGGGGCTGTTCCATTCGGACGGCTGCCGCTTCGTCAACTGGGCGAGCAAGCCGACGGTGGATGGTGGGACGAAGCGCTACCACTACATCCGTTACATGTTCTCGAACGAGTCCGACGACATCCGGAACATACTCACGGATGCCTTGGATTTATTGGGTATTCCCTGGCGGAAGCCCCGGGTGAACGTGGTTGCCGTCAGCCGTAGAGCGGGAGTCGACGCGCTGGATCGGTTTGTCGGCGGCAAGAGCTGA
- the gltB gene encoding glutamate synthase large subunit, which translates to MYGRAPLSKWQRPSEGLYDGRNEHDACGVAFVATLTGEPSHDIVAKALTALRNLEHRGASGAEPDSGDGAGILIQIPDAYYRRVCDFELPVARSYATGIAFLPQDPDDAAKAIARIEELAAEENLDVLGWREMPTAPELLGATARSVMPTFRQLFVTAKTGRVLGLALERMAFRLRKRAEKETDTYFPSLSGRTITYKGMLTTDQVDKFFPELTDPDLASAIGIVHSRFSTNTFPSWPLAHPYRYIAHNGEINTVQGNRNWMRAREALLSSDLIPGDLEQVFPICTPGASDSASFDEVLELLHLGGRSLPHAMLMMIPEAWENATTMNAERRAFYEFHSTVMEPWDGPASVVFSDGTKVGAVLDRNGLRPSRYWVTEDGLVVLASEAGVLDIDPATVVQKGRLEPGKIFLVDVEGHRIITDDEVKSALAAEHPYDEWLHAGLIRFEDLHEREHVVHSHASVTRRQQVFGYTEEELRILLTPMAKLGTEPIGSMGTDTPIAILSDRPRLLFDYFAQLFAQVTNPPLDAIREELVTSLSSSLGPEANLLDPGPASCRQVVLPFPVITNDELAKLRHINLDGDLPGLATTVLRGHYEVEGGGASLKARLDEICAEADAAIAGGARILVLSDRHSNAEHAPIPSLLLTAAVHHHLVREKTRTQVGLVVEAGDVREVHHVALLIGYGAACVNPYLALESVEDLCRRGTYLPGIEPEQAIRNLVKSLGKGVLKVMSKMGVSTVASYTGAQIFEANGLSADLVDTYFTGTSSKLGGIGLDVIAEEVRRRHLRAYPADGIVAAHRKLEVGGEYQWRREGEQHLFDPETVFRLQHSTRTGRYDIFKQYTSRVDEQSERLMTLRGLFAFKSGREPISIDEVEPVSEIVKRFSTGAMSYGSISAESHTTLAIAMNRLGGKSNTGEGGEDSDRLHDPERRSSIKQVASGRFGVTSEYLTNSDDIQIKMAQGAKPGEGGQLPGHKVYPWVASTRHSTPGVGLISPPPHHDIYSIEDLAQLIHDLKNANPLARIHVKLVSEVGVGTIAAGVSKAHADVVLISGHDGGTGAAPLTSLKHAGGPWELGLAETQQTLLLNGLRDRIVVQTDGQLKTGRDVVVAALLGAEEYGFATAPLVVSGCIMMRVCHLDTCPVGVATQNPVLRERFAGKPEFVVNFFEFIAEEVREYLAELGFRTLNEAIGHADVLDIQRAVDHWKADGLDLSPILHVPALPEGASRHQTVLQDHGLDKALDNELIRICGPAIDNGEPVRAQLPIRNVNRTVGTMLGNAITKKYRAAGLPDGTIDLTFTGSAGNSFAAFVPRGVTLRLEGDANDYVGKGLSGGRVVIRPDREARFDAADQIIAGNVIAYGATSGELFINGGAGQRFCVRNSGATAVVESVGDHACEYMTGGRVVVIGAVGRNFAAGMSGGVAHVLDLDSALVNPELVDLLPLTEAESELLQDLVRRHHEETGSERAAKLLADWQAAAARFTTVMPRDYARVLAAKAAAERDGLDEDATTRAMMEAI; encoded by the coding sequence ATGTATGGTCGCGCCCCCCTTTCGAAGTGGCAGAGGCCCAGCGAGGGCCTGTACGACGGCCGCAACGAGCACGACGCGTGTGGTGTCGCCTTTGTCGCGACCCTGACCGGTGAACCGAGTCACGACATCGTGGCCAAGGCTCTGACCGCCCTGCGCAACCTGGAACACCGTGGTGCCTCCGGTGCCGAGCCGGACTCCGGTGACGGCGCCGGCATCCTGATCCAGATCCCGGACGCGTACTACCGCAGGGTGTGCGACTTCGAGTTGCCGGTCGCACGCAGCTACGCGACCGGTATCGCCTTCCTCCCGCAGGACCCCGACGACGCCGCCAAGGCGATCGCCCGGATCGAGGAGCTCGCGGCCGAGGAGAACCTCGACGTCCTGGGCTGGCGGGAGATGCCGACCGCTCCCGAACTGCTCGGTGCCACCGCCCGCTCGGTGATGCCGACGTTCCGGCAGCTGTTCGTGACCGCCAAGACCGGCCGGGTGCTCGGCCTGGCGCTGGAGCGGATGGCCTTCCGGCTGCGCAAGCGCGCCGAGAAGGAGACCGACACCTATTTCCCGTCCCTGTCGGGCCGCACCATCACCTACAAGGGCATGCTGACCACCGACCAGGTGGACAAGTTCTTCCCCGAGCTGACCGACCCCGACCTCGCCTCGGCGATCGGGATCGTGCACTCGCGCTTCTCCACCAACACGTTCCCGTCCTGGCCGCTCGCGCACCCGTACCGGTACATCGCCCACAACGGCGAGATCAACACCGTGCAGGGCAACCGCAACTGGATGCGGGCCCGCGAGGCGCTGCTCAGCAGCGACCTGATCCCCGGTGACCTGGAGCAGGTCTTCCCGATCTGTACGCCGGGCGCGTCCGACTCGGCCTCGTTCGACGAGGTGCTCGAGCTGCTGCACCTGGGCGGCCGGTCGCTGCCGCACGCGATGCTGATGATGATCCCGGAGGCGTGGGAGAACGCCACCACGATGAACGCCGAGCGCCGCGCGTTCTACGAGTTCCACTCCACCGTGATGGAGCCCTGGGACGGACCGGCCTCGGTGGTCTTCTCCGACGGCACCAAGGTCGGCGCGGTGCTCGACCGCAACGGCCTGCGCCCCTCGCGGTACTGGGTCACCGAGGACGGCCTGGTCGTGCTGGCCTCCGAGGCCGGCGTGCTCGACATCGACCCCGCCACGGTGGTGCAGAAGGGCCGCCTCGAGCCCGGCAAGATCTTCCTGGTCGACGTCGAGGGCCACCGGATCATCACCGACGACGAGGTGAAGTCGGCGCTGGCCGCCGAGCACCCGTACGACGAGTGGCTGCACGCCGGCCTGATCCGGTTCGAGGACCTGCACGAGCGCGAGCACGTCGTCCACAGCCACGCTTCGGTCACCCGCCGCCAGCAGGTCTTCGGCTACACCGAGGAAGAGCTGCGCATCCTGCTCACGCCGATGGCGAAGCTGGGCACCGAGCCGATCGGCTCGATGGGCACCGACACCCCGATCGCGATCCTGAGCGACCGGCCCCGGCTGCTGTTCGACTACTTCGCGCAGCTGTTCGCCCAGGTCACCAACCCGCCGCTGGACGCGATCCGCGAAGAGCTCGTCACCTCGCTGTCGTCGTCGCTGGGCCCCGAGGCGAACCTGCTCGACCCCGGCCCGGCGTCCTGCCGTCAGGTGGTGCTGCCGTTCCCGGTGATCACCAACGACGAGCTTGCCAAGCTGCGCCACATCAACCTGGACGGCGATCTGCCGGGCCTGGCGACGACCGTGCTGCGCGGTCACTACGAGGTCGAGGGCGGCGGCGCTTCGCTGAAGGCCCGGCTGGACGAGATCTGCGCCGAGGCCGACGCGGCGATCGCCGGGGGTGCCCGCATCCTGGTGCTGTCCGACCGGCACTCCAACGCCGAGCACGCGCCGATTCCGTCGCTGCTGCTGACCGCCGCGGTTCATCACCACCTGGTGAGGGAGAAGACCCGTACCCAGGTCGGTCTGGTGGTCGAGGCCGGTGACGTCCGCGAGGTTCACCACGTCGCCCTGCTGATCGGCTACGGCGCGGCCTGCGTCAACCCGTACCTGGCGCTCGAGTCCGTCGAGGACCTGTGCCGCCGCGGCACCTACCTGCCGGGGATCGAGCCCGAGCAGGCGATCCGCAACCTGGTGAAGTCGCTGGGCAAGGGCGTGCTCAAGGTGATGTCGAAGATGGGCGTCTCCACCGTCGCGTCGTACACGGGGGCCCAGATCTTCGAGGCCAACGGGCTGTCGGCCGACCTGGTCGACACCTACTTCACCGGTACGTCGTCCAAGCTCGGCGGCATCGGCCTCGACGTCATCGCCGAGGAGGTCCGCCGCCGGCACCTGCGCGCGTACCCCGCGGACGGCATCGTTGCGGCGCACCGCAAGCTCGAGGTCGGCGGCGAGTACCAGTGGCGCCGCGAGGGCGAGCAGCACCTGTTCGACCCCGAGACCGTGTTCCGGTTGCAGCACTCCACCCGCACCGGGCGGTACGACATCTTCAAGCAGTACACGTCCCGCGTCGACGAGCAGTCGGAGCGGTTGATGACGCTGCGCGGACTGTTCGCCTTCAAGTCGGGGCGCGAGCCGATCTCGATCGACGAGGTCGAGCCCGTCTCGGAGATCGTCAAGCGGTTCTCGACCGGTGCGATGAGCTACGGCTCGATCAGCGCCGAGTCGCACACCACGCTGGCGATCGCGATGAACCGCCTCGGCGGCAAGTCCAACACCGGTGAGGGTGGCGAGGACTCCGACCGCCTGCACGACCCGGAGCGCCGGAGCTCGATCAAGCAGGTCGCGTCGGGCCGCTTCGGCGTCACCTCGGAGTACCTGACCAACTCCGACGACATCCAGATCAAGATGGCGCAGGGCGCCAAGCCCGGCGAGGGCGGGCAGCTGCCCGGCCACAAGGTCTACCCGTGGGTGGCCAGCACCCGGCACTCGACGCCGGGCGTCGGCCTGATCTCGCCGCCGCCGCACCACGACATCTACTCGATCGAGGATCTCGCCCAGCTGATCCACGACCTGAAGAACGCCAACCCGCTGGCCCGGATCCACGTGAAGCTGGTCTCCGAGGTCGGGGTCGGCACGATCGCGGCCGGGGTCAGCAAGGCGCACGCGGACGTCGTACTGATCTCCGGTCACGACGGTGGTACCGGTGCCGCACCGCTGACGTCGCTGAAGCACGCCGGCGGACCGTGGGAGCTCGGCCTGGCCGAGACCCAGCAAACCCTGCTGCTGAACGGTTTGCGCGACCGGATCGTCGTCCAGACGGACGGTCAGCTGAAGACCGGCCGGGACGTCGTCGTGGCCGCCCTGCTCGGCGCCGAGGAGTACGGTTTCGCCACCGCTCCGCTGGTCGTCTCGGGCTGCATCATGATGCGCGTCTGCCACCTGGACACCTGCCCGGTCGGCGTCGCCACCCAGAACCCGGTACTGCGGGAGCGGTTCGCCGGCAAGCCCGAGTTCGTCGTCAACTTCTTCGAGTTCATCGCCGAGGAGGTCCGTGAGTACCTGGCCGAGCTGGGATTCCGGACGCTGAACGAGGCGATCGGGCACGCCGACGTCCTGGACATCCAGCGTGCGGTCGACCACTGGAAGGCCGACGGGCTCGACCTGTCGCCGATCCTGCACGTGCCCGCGCTGCCGGAGGGTGCTTCGCGGCACCAGACCGTGCTGCAGGACCACGGCCTGGACAAGGCGCTCGACAACGAGCTGATCCGGATCTGCGGGCCGGCCATCGACAACGGCGAGCCGGTCCGGGCGCAGCTGCCGATCCGGAACGTGAACCGGACCGTCGGCACCATGCTCGGCAACGCGATCACCAAGAAGTACCGGGCCGCCGGGCTGCCCGACGGCACCATCGACCTGACCTTCACCGGGTCGGCCGGCAACTCGTTCGCCGCCTTCGTCCCCCGCGGGGTCACGCTGCGGCTGGAGGGCGACGCCAACGACTACGTCGGCAAGGGCCTGTCGGGTGGCCGGGTGGTGATCCGCCCGGACCGCGAGGCGCGGTTCGACGCCGCCGACCAGATCATCGCCGGCAACGTGATCGCGTACGGCGCGACGTCGGGTGAGCTGTTCATCAACGGTGGCGCGGGGCAACGGTTCTGTGTCCGGAACTCCGGTGCCACCGCCGTGGTCGAGTCGGTCGGCGACCACGCCTGCGAGTACATGACGGGTGGCCGGGTCGTCGTCATCGGCGCGGTCGGCCGCAACTTCGCAGCGGGCATGTCGGGCGGCGTTGCCCACGTGCTCGACCTGGACTCCGCCCTGGTGAACCCGGAGCTGGTCGACCTGCTCCCGCTCACCGAGGCCGAGTCCGAGCTGCTGCAGGACCTGGTCCGCAGGCACCACGAGGAGACCGGATCGGAACGGGCGGCCAAGCTGCTCGCCGACTGGCAAGCGGCCGCTGCACGGTTCACAACAGTGATGCCTCGTGACTACGCCCGTGTGCTGGCAGCCAAGGCGGCTGCCGAACGCGACGGGCTGGACGAGGACGCCACCACGCGAGCGATGATGGAGGCCATCTGA